The segment ACAGGTATAGGTGTCCTGCAGCTTTTTGGGGATAAAGTTCAGACTTGCATCGTTTAAGTTTAGACACCACTCAATCGCCGGCAAATCAGGGAACAGGTCTGGCCGTCGGGCCGGCAATTGCGTGCACTTTAGTTCGGCGGGTCGTAACAATGCCGGCGATGCAGATCAAAAATGCCCCGAGCCAGGTTTGAAGATCCAAGGTTTCCCCCCAGAAAATCCAGCCGACAAAGGTTGCAAATACGATGTTTGCATAAACAAAGGGACCGACTTGGGCGGCCGGTGCAAAACCATATCCTTTGGTCAACAAGAATTGTCCGACCGTCGCCAGCAGGCCGATAAGAACAAGCATCCACCAAATTTCGGGTTGGGGTGACTGCCAGGACCAGAACAGGGGGCCGGCGGACATTACGCTGGACAACACCGCAAAGTAAAATACAATCCGGATGGCAGGCTCCGAGGCGGACATGCGGCGAATGCTCACCATGGCCACGGCGGCAAATACTCCTGATCCCAGGCCCACGAAAGCAACCGGTTGAAACATCCCGAATCCGGGTTTGAGAATCATAACAATACCGACAAAACCGATAAGAATGGCGCCTCGAACATTATTTGCCACCGGCTCACGCATCCAGGCATAGGCTATCATCGGAATGAACAGCGGTGCCGTGGA is part of the Candidatus Desulfatibia profunda genome and harbors:
- a CDS encoding DMT family transporter, encoding MPQPNTYRSQPLTGAVFVLSASLVFAILGAVIKIVSASLSNEMIVFFRNACALIFILPWVWIRHPPGGIRTRCFQLHLVRSIAGLAAMYCFFYTIAKLQLSEAFLLVSTAPLFIPMIAYAWMREPVANNVRGAILIGFVGIVMILKPGFGMFQPVAFVGLGSGVFAAVAMVSIRRMSASEPAIRIVFYFAVLSSVMSAGPLFWSWQSPQPEIWWMLVLIGLLATVGQFLLTKGYGFAPAAQVGPFVYANIVFATFVGWIFWGETLDLQTWLGAFLICIAGIVTTRRTKVHAIAGPTARPVP